The proteins below come from a single Flavobacterium lindanitolerans genomic window:
- a CDS encoding head GIN domain-containing protein, translated as MKKIIFVAFLMLSQLNFAQEKITKNLGDFDQVKVFDRISLQLVPANENKIEITGDRREDVEIVNKNGELKVRMKLKKLLKGEDITAILYYKNEIETIEASEGSYVSSEKTFKAIDFHVNAKEGAEIKISLDAQKLDVKATSGGIVKLKGNANSQDIVINSGGIVDAKDLETSQTTVVVYAGGEADVRASELVDAKTRAGGDITIYGSPKKINKKTFAGGNITESQR; from the coding sequence ATGAAAAAGATAATTTTTGTAGCATTCCTAATGCTATCGCAGCTAAATTTTGCACAGGAAAAAATCACTAAAAATTTAGGCGATTTTGATCAGGTAAAAGTTTTTGACAGGATTTCATTACAGCTGGTTCCGGCAAATGAAAACAAAATTGAAATTACTGGTGACCGTAGGGAAGATGTAGAAATTGTCAACAAAAACGGAGAGCTTAAAGTAAGAATGAAGTTGAAAAAGCTTTTGAAAGGAGAAGACATCACTGCAATTCTTTATTACAAAAATGAAATTGAAACTATTGAAGCCAGTGAAGGTTCTTATGTTTCAAGCGAAAAAACTTTTAAAGCCATAGATTTTCATGTCAATGCAAAAGAAGGTGCTGAAATAAAAATCAGCCTTGATGCTCAAAAATTAGATGTAAAAGCGACATCCGGCGGTATCGTAAAACTGAAAGGAAATGCAAACAGTCAGGATATTGTCATCAATTCAGGGGGTATCGTTGATGCTAAAGATTTAGAAACTTCACAAACCACGGTAGTTGTATACGCAGGTGGAGAAGCAGATGTAAGAGCTTCTGAATTGGTTGATGCCAAAACCAGGGCAGGAGGGGATATAACCATTTATGGAAGCCCTAAAAAAATAAACAAAAAGACTTTTGCAGGAGGAAATATTACAGAATCCCAACGATAA